A genome region from Labilibaculum antarcticum includes the following:
- a CDS encoding glycosyl hydrolase family 28-related protein: MRKLVVQIILIAVIFNVNQVFAQKESRFYTETNQLGIVKNLVDDYVAKGNDKKDDSKKLQRAINELSAMKNGGRIIVPAGTYYFSMINLKSNVHIEIENDVIIHPAPRTDNKNYAVFLMGDNKTIVKNVSVRGLGGNFTVDLRNLKNKNVTVFRLNNSDNFLLANFDVKDEMTKFSSIAFGYTDYKGGYTKSRNGVVKNASTDNSHYGYGLVQAQAGHNILFKNLSGEGGVTLRLETGNNKMNKLQVGGISDIFAKNIACENGNSAVMISPHGIQNGHVEVDGVKSVNCGFAVRIGNGYVKKDQIKLGVKPGSYASTSKVQNVTATFGETAQVKSKHFKYMPVDLRKKIQKTDDPKVHIAPSIAAVVNDAAGEGKGKYKIEVKNVKAIGFTSQPKVVITGEDAIK; this comes from the coding sequence ATGAGAAAATTAGTTGTCCAAATTATATTAATAGCGGTTATCTTTAATGTAAATCAAGTGTTTGCACAAAAGGAGAGTCGATTTTATACAGAAACCAATCAGTTGGGGATTGTAAAGAATTTGGTAGATGATTATGTAGCAAAAGGGAATGATAAAAAGGATGATTCAAAAAAATTGCAACGAGCGATTAATGAACTGTCGGCTATGAAAAATGGAGGGAGAATTATTGTTCCTGCAGGTACTTATTATTTTTCCATGATCAATTTAAAATCGAATGTACATATTGAAATTGAGAATGATGTGATTATTCATCCAGCACCGAGAACCGATAACAAAAACTACGCTGTTTTTCTAATGGGCGATAATAAAACCATTGTAAAAAATGTGAGTGTAAGAGGTCTTGGTGGGAACTTTACAGTTGATTTAAGAAATCTGAAAAACAAAAATGTAACAGTGTTTAGGCTGAACAATTCAGATAATTTCCTATTGGCAAATTTTGATGTTAAAGATGAGATGACCAAATTCTCGTCTATTGCCTTTGGTTATACAGATTACAAGGGAGGGTACACCAAATCGAGAAATGGAGTGGTGAAAAATGCCAGTACAGATAATTCTCATTATGGATATGGTTTGGTTCAGGCACAAGCAGGACACAATATCTTGTTTAAGAACTTATCTGGTGAAGGTGGAGTAACGCTTCGTTTAGAAACTGGAAATAATAAGATGAACAAGCTTCAAGTGGGAGGGATCTCCGATATTTTTGCAAAAAACATTGCTTGTGAGAATGGAAATTCAGCTGTAATGATATCACCACACGGAATTCAAAATGGTCATGTAGAAGTAGATGGAGTCAAGTCTGTGAATTGCGGTTTTGCTGTTCGCATTGGCAATGGTTATGTGAAGAAAGATCAGATAAAATTGGGCGTTAAGCCAGGTTCTTATGCCAGCACTTCGAAAGTACAAAATGTAACTGCCACATTTGGAGAGACTGCACAGGTTAAGTCGAAGCATTTTAAGTACATGCCTGTTGATTTGCGCAAGAAAATTCAAAAGACAGATGATCCAAAAGTGCATATTGCTCCATCTATTGCAGCTGTTGTAAATGATGCTGCAGGTGAAGGGAAAGGAAAATACAAGATTGAAGTTAAAAATGTAAAGGCCATTGGTTTTACAAGTCAGCCAAAAGTAGTGATTACAGGTGAGGACGCAATTAAATAA
- a CDS encoding PQQ-binding-like beta-propeller repeat protein, whose protein sequence is MIKYVSTLLLLFLVSFSHAENFTIEGNSIQNIVNAKVKGENVYYISELDGSVSCYDTSGEKIWRNPTQSPAVLFEIEAADINNDGNDDLLVASGDGHIYCWGSNGKLLWKFKPEHRVRFSEIAVLKDSNKPRIYAGGNDYQLYELSAKGKLLSKTKIEGVVRKIEIGDFLEEDRNTIFVMTYAHDKYRWDFMGFIDPDSKQVLSSLDYKKNKVKIWSKFMVNDLSVADIDGDNRDDLLFFGHANSAVFKAWNGEFKEIVSFVGKAKDKQRYAHAIGTSLLPNKNQIVMQYGGISYLLNSKGEMLQTWGERHVGIIFNDLLYQADTDELICAGQVGGGNGIYTYSLQKKNWWKSKQQLQGRMTEVNGNLNKLYQQTLNFTPPVYQKPSSKEWLMITRAQMNAEVENLNGAEIKIIEQYSWKENTDRSDLVAKIGKDAIKKDRRGKYNLTREEIVNMAKEKEANNIPFAVWAGHGNDPFYLRIETLEAILEVAPNTCYGFVYAEMDNTKDPRVHHFINEYVPRLAKACRKNGKAKLYFRYKNMFWAASSHQEPWKGLFFSGKYNDILVPASEDTSSRTQDINFVGRVGMFAGNYVDDFCMRLVDDNPTSWRPLTPGGQRSVSPYLRTGVMLAAYGARTGLLFNNQYLEKPGLNILYALMKSGALPIVEREDILSIGSWHLIKDVDEKLVHSVDDHHNLLQYSEEDENAVVSLAQMHWAGTSLPDHDFSKLALGVEYRWMNYMPKMPHGMVPMAPIEMQAKFKKEKIPYFVSDCKVGYDGSTKIEAKQFGPVIKEVVEVGEEKMLIAVKGASWSVVRLDKNHVRVILVDPGYIDPQDREVEINFQHRKPVKVNDILSKEDLEVKNEKCKVIVPAGSIRLIDVTYK, encoded by the coding sequence ATGATAAAATATGTAAGCACATTGTTGTTATTGTTTTTGGTTAGTTTTTCGCATGCCGAAAATTTCACAATTGAGGGCAACAGTATTCAAAATATAGTGAATGCAAAAGTGAAGGGAGAAAATGTTTATTATATTTCAGAATTGGATGGAAGTGTATCTTGTTATGATACCAGTGGAGAAAAAATATGGCGAAATCCAACTCAGTCGCCAGCAGTTTTATTTGAAATAGAAGCTGCAGATATAAATAATGATGGCAATGATGACCTGCTTGTTGCAAGTGGCGATGGACATATTTATTGCTGGGGAAGTAATGGTAAACTTTTATGGAAGTTTAAACCAGAACATCGAGTTCGCTTCTCTGAGATTGCAGTTTTGAAAGACTCCAATAAACCAAGAATATATGCCGGAGGTAATGACTATCAGTTGTATGAATTGAGTGCGAAAGGGAAATTGTTATCCAAAACGAAAATAGAAGGAGTGGTTCGTAAAATTGAGATTGGTGATTTTTTGGAAGAAGATCGTAATACAATTTTCGTAATGACTTATGCGCACGATAAGTATCGTTGGGATTTTATGGGTTTTATTGATCCTGATTCCAAACAGGTATTGAGTTCTTTAGACTACAAGAAGAATAAAGTGAAGATATGGAGCAAGTTCATGGTAAATGATTTATCTGTTGCTGATATTGATGGTGATAATCGAGATGATCTATTGTTTTTTGGTCATGCCAATAGTGCCGTTTTTAAAGCTTGGAATGGAGAATTTAAAGAGATTGTAAGTTTTGTAGGCAAAGCAAAGGACAAACAAAGATATGCTCATGCGATTGGAACAAGTTTGTTGCCAAACAAAAATCAAATTGTTATGCAGTATGGTGGTATTTCTTACCTACTCAATTCAAAAGGGGAAATGCTTCAGACTTGGGGGGAAAGACATGTTGGAATTATTTTTAATGATCTTCTTTACCAGGCTGATACTGATGAATTAATTTGTGCCGGTCAAGTTGGTGGTGGAAATGGAATTTATACCTATTCGTTGCAAAAAAAGAATTGGTGGAAAAGCAAACAGCAGCTTCAAGGGCGCATGACCGAGGTGAATGGTAATTTGAATAAACTCTACCAACAGACTTTGAATTTTACACCGCCAGTTTATCAGAAACCATCAAGTAAGGAGTGGTTGATGATTACTCGAGCTCAAATGAATGCTGAAGTAGAAAATTTGAATGGTGCTGAAATAAAAATAATTGAGCAGTATTCATGGAAAGAGAATACCGATAGATCGGATCTTGTTGCTAAGATTGGTAAAGACGCAATTAAAAAGGATAGAAGAGGAAAGTACAATTTAACAAGAGAGGAAATTGTAAATATGGCAAAAGAAAAAGAAGCCAATAATATCCCTTTTGCTGTTTGGGCTGGTCATGGAAACGATCCTTTTTATTTAAGAATTGAAACATTGGAGGCCATATTGGAAGTAGCACCAAATACTTGTTATGGTTTTGTTTACGCGGAAATGGACAATACGAAAGATCCTCGTGTTCATCATTTTATCAATGAGTATGTCCCAAGATTAGCCAAGGCTTGTCGTAAAAATGGAAAAGCGAAGCTGTATTTCAGATATAAAAATATGTTCTGGGCAGCCAGTTCTCATCAAGAACCATGGAAAGGTCTGTTCTTTTCAGGTAAATACAATGATATTTTAGTGCCTGCTTCAGAAGATACTAGCTCTCGTACTCAGGATATCAATTTTGTAGGTAGAGTGGGAATGTTCGCCGGAAATTACGTTGATGATTTTTGCATGCGTTTGGTAGATGATAATCCAACCAGTTGGCGTCCGCTAACTCCGGGAGGTCAGCGTTCAGTATCTCCGTATTTGAGGACAGGGGTTATGCTTGCAGCTTATGGAGCCAGAACAGGACTTTTATTCAATAATCAATATCTGGAAAAGCCAGGTTTAAATATTCTATATGCTTTAATGAAATCGGGAGCCTTGCCAATTGTCGAGCGAGAGGATATTCTTTCCATTGGTTCGTGGCATTTAATTAAGGATGTTGATGAAAAATTGGTTCATTCTGTTGATGATCATCATAACTTGTTGCAATATTCAGAGGAAGATGAGAATGCGGTTGTTTCTTTAGCACAGATGCATTGGGCAGGAACAAGTCTTCCTGATCATGATTTTTCAAAATTGGCTTTGGGTGTAGAGTATCGATGGATGAATTACATGCCCAAAATGCCTCATGGAATGGTGCCAATGGCTCCAATTGAAATGCAGGCGAAGTTCAAAAAAGAGAAAATACCATATTTTGTGAGTGATTGCAAAGTGGGTTACGATGGATCAACAAAAATAGAAGCAAAACAATTCGGTCCCGTAATTAAAGAAGTGGTTGAGGTTGGAGAGGAAAAAATGTTGATTGCTGTAAAAGGAGCTTCTTGGAGTGTTGTGCGTCTAGATAAAAATCATGTTCGTGTTATTTTAGTTGATCCCGGATATATTGATCCTCAAGATAGAGAGGTTGAAATCAATTTTCAGCACCGAAAACCCGTAAAGGTGAATGATATTTTAAGTAAGGAAGATTTAGAGGTGAAGAATGAGAAATGTAAGGTAATTGTACCTGCAGGATCCATTCGATTGATTGATGTGACCTACAAGTAG
- a CDS encoding outer membrane protein assembly factor BamB family protein produces MKLRTYTLTIALLLLIGTSLFAERAKEQLSANGITSIETAYTISKVRTAKKDGSTYLLASSYEGTVLAVSYSGKVLWENQLSGFMNHDVWCEDLTNDGSDEILLANADGTIYCLDDKGKLIWSFKKNNAPMYGLCVIRKNNTPYVVCGGFDKNIYYLSAKGELVKEIPSSLYSIEKPWGKKGYKRIPESNNHTANFLRKIKNADGSEQLCVHGIVNSMSASGSLYLFDALEDRPSKIIKLKKGGPFGDLRVVQSGADKRAEILLGSSGAIKNAVIKRVDLESSEQVDLPMSKLANKKVGHFGYRVVQTERISNGEKEFYFCLFGNSIILLTDEFNKEKAEVLKSKFSFNDMWKDESRNLIVLASSQSGGSCIHVIDPTNLKWKKAYRKLTPPGKISSIISNTNVVKEQVADFKRPDWEREPLPVYLMTEKITPSLENMVRDINMNKQSPVFLNGLHMSKIEKWDRSVLGNQVYEAKRDRRKKYVLSSNEVLDFIRPELKDAPGIAYWGGHGNDPFLVSLATQKRIVDEANGKFVVSIYPELEQYDVNFKYVLDNHFYPLAEYYKGKNAKLYIRTKHTFWQTTIYKPLWSRLMSGEFADVFVPSMEETTDKSMELSLASRMGVWASGAVDSWGARCARDNASFDRSRQHSHQMLPNHFLRTLIYNISNGAQYINNFAVDQEYMSLLWDLIAKGALYVPKRDEILSFSPVHLSMKDPDMTFLDEGSNVKWTTFYNQEFEENNAFVFSRLNGTWPGAPLTEWDFSRYAAGAKERRLNFMPTYENGLVLITPVQKGKFFTESKRGQLADHLHPIYKNILKEYITDGRYYYSADGEKKYNADEYYKVIEEDIKKSASLLPLTVSGDVAWVVAQTDSKYLRLTLIDKGYVNPKDRKAIVKFSSIKIKQVKDILSGEMISISDDSTASIEIPCGAFRFIDIELEDSLSADK; encoded by the coding sequence ATGAAACTGAGAACCTACACTCTAACGATTGCATTGCTTCTGTTGATTGGAACTTCGCTTTTTGCTGAAAGAGCAAAAGAGCAATTGAGTGCAAATGGAATCACTAGCATCGAAACTGCTTATACCATTTCGAAGGTGCGGACAGCAAAAAAAGACGGCAGTACTTATTTGCTTGCCAGTAGCTACGAAGGAACGGTTCTGGCCGTTTCCTACAGTGGTAAAGTATTATGGGAGAATCAACTGTCCGGTTTTATGAATCATGATGTTTGGTGCGAAGATTTGACCAATGATGGTTCAGATGAAATTCTGCTGGCAAATGCCGACGGAACAATTTACTGCCTTGATGATAAGGGAAAATTAATTTGGTCGTTTAAAAAGAACAATGCGCCCATGTATGGGCTCTGTGTTATTCGTAAAAACAATACGCCTTACGTTGTGTGTGGCGGCTTCGATAAAAATATCTACTACCTATCTGCAAAAGGAGAATTGGTAAAAGAAATTCCATCTTCTCTTTATTCTATAGAAAAGCCATGGGGCAAAAAGGGGTATAAACGTATTCCGGAATCAAATAATCATACGGCTAATTTTCTTCGAAAAATTAAAAATGCTGATGGAAGTGAGCAGTTATGTGTGCACGGAATTGTAAATTCTATGAGTGCCAGTGGATCACTTTACTTATTTGATGCTTTGGAGGATAGACCTTCTAAAATTATCAAACTTAAAAAAGGTGGTCCTTTTGGTGATTTGCGTGTGGTGCAATCTGGAGCAGATAAACGTGCGGAAATTTTATTGGGATCTAGTGGTGCTATAAAAAATGCTGTAATTAAGCGTGTAGATTTGGAAAGTAGCGAACAAGTGGATCTACCCATGTCTAAGTTGGCTAATAAGAAAGTTGGACATTTCGGATATCGAGTTGTACAAACAGAACGGATATCCAATGGAGAAAAGGAGTTTTACTTTTGTCTGTTTGGAAATAGTATTATTTTGCTTACCGATGAATTTAATAAGGAAAAAGCAGAAGTGCTAAAGTCAAAATTTTCCTTTAATGATATGTGGAAAGATGAGAGCCGTAATTTGATTGTTTTGGCAAGTAGTCAGAGTGGTGGTAGTTGCATTCATGTAATCGATCCTACCAATTTGAAATGGAAAAAGGCGTATAGAAAACTAACACCTCCAGGCAAAATTTCGAGCATTATTTCCAATACCAATGTAGTGAAAGAACAGGTTGCTGATTTTAAACGACCAGATTGGGAAAGAGAGCCACTTCCGGTTTACCTGATGACGGAAAAAATTACGCCTTCACTTGAGAATATGGTTCGTGATATTAACATGAATAAGCAAAGTCCGGTGTTTTTAAATGGGCTTCATATGTCTAAAATAGAAAAATGGGATCGCTCTGTTCTAGGGAATCAAGTGTACGAAGCAAAGAGAGATCGCAGAAAAAAATATGTGCTAAGCAGCAACGAAGTGCTTGATTTTATAAGGCCTGAGCTAAAAGATGCTCCTGGAATAGCTTATTGGGGCGGACATGGGAACGATCCTTTTTTAGTTAGTCTGGCAACACAAAAACGAATTGTTGACGAGGCCAATGGAAAGTTTGTTGTTAGTATTTATCCAGAATTGGAACAATACGATGTGAACTTTAAATATGTATTGGACAATCATTTTTACCCACTTGCAGAATACTACAAGGGGAAGAACGCAAAATTGTACATTCGAACAAAGCATACTTTTTGGCAAACAACTATTTATAAGCCTTTGTGGTCGAGATTGATGTCAGGAGAATTTGCCGATGTTTTTGTGCCTTCTATGGAGGAAACGACAGACAAATCGATGGAATTGTCTTTAGCTTCAAGAATGGGTGTTTGGGCAAGTGGAGCAGTTGATAGCTGGGGAGCACGTTGCGCAAGAGACAATGCTAGTTTTGATCGTTCAAGACAACACTCACATCAAATGCTACCCAATCATTTTCTTCGTACCCTAATTTATAATATTTCAAACGGAGCGCAATACATCAATAATTTTGCTGTAGATCAGGAATACATGAGTTTGCTTTGGGATTTAATTGCCAAAGGTGCTTTATACGTCCCTAAACGCGATGAGATTCTAAGTTTTTCACCTGTTCATCTAAGCATGAAAGATCCTGATATGACTTTTCTTGATGAAGGAAGTAATGTGAAATGGACGACTTTCTACAATCAAGAATTCGAAGAAAATAATGCATTTGTATTTAGTCGATTGAATGGAACTTGGCCAGGAGCACCGCTAACAGAATGGGATTTTTCCAGATATGCAGCAGGAGCAAAGGAACGTAGGTTAAATTTTATGCCGACCTACGAGAATGGATTGGTTTTAATCACGCCAGTACAGAAAGGAAAATTTTTTACCGAGAGCAAAAGAGGTCAATTAGCAGATCATCTTCATCCGATTTACAAGAACATTTTAAAGGAATACATTACCGATGGCAGATACTACTATTCGGCTGACGGAGAAAAGAAATACAATGCCGATGAATATTACAAGGTGATTGAAGAGGATATCAAGAAGTCGGCAAGCTTATTGCCTCTTACAGTTTCAGGCGATGTAGCCTGGGTCGTGGCTCAAACAGATTCAAAATATTTGCGCTTAACCCTTATCGATAAAGGTTATGTGAATCCTAAAGATCGTAAGGCCATTGTAAAATTCAGTTCTATAAAAATAAAGCAAGTAAAAGACATTCTATCAGGAGAAATGATTTCCATTTCCGATGATTCAACAGCTAGTATTGAAATTCCTTGTGGAGCATTTCGCTTCATAGATATCGAACTAGAGGATTCTTTATCAGCAGACAAATAA
- a CDS encoding T9SS type A sorting domain-containing protein, with product MKTGLFIPIVFLLIYFNVNQGFAQEENEFYTETNHLGVVKNLVDDYAANGNDNLDDSEVLQQAIDEVTALENGGRIIIPEGAFYFSEVKLKSNVHLEIDKSAVIHPTPRIDSKNYTIFVLGDKNNAITNVSIRGIGGKYKLDLTNLENTNVRVFQLQNVQNFLLADLDVEDEETKFSAITFGYVENNGTYSSPQNGVIKNSNISNAHYGYGLIQAQAAKNVLFKDLSGAGGVTLRFETGYDKMNELQVGGVFDMYGENISCVDGNAALMISPHAIQNGHVEVKNVISVNCGFAVRIGKGYVKKEQEELGISPGHFANSSKITGVKATFGSSAQLKLKHEKYIPCDLRDQLYKKEDPLEEIYIGPSVVAILNGAEGEGDGKYKVDIQDVNASGFLSQKNAIIGEEDTFDCEDTEIITGIGDNLLEVEFKIYPNPFKHVFRLNLPEGKGFEFLQIIDVNGKVIDQQNIKGKGSSFEISGEKLNLRKGMYFVKIVGANICLIKKVLKN from the coding sequence ATGAAAACAGGATTGTTTATACCGATTGTATTTCTGTTGATTTATTTCAATGTAAATCAGGGATTTGCGCAGGAAGAGAATGAATTTTATACTGAAACCAATCATTTGGGAGTGGTAAAAAACTTGGTGGATGATTATGCTGCAAATGGGAATGATAATCTTGATGATTCAGAAGTATTGCAACAAGCAATTGATGAGGTCACAGCTTTGGAAAATGGTGGGAGAATTATTATTCCGGAAGGAGCCTTCTACTTTTCAGAGGTAAAGTTAAAATCGAATGTGCATCTGGAGATTGATAAAAGTGCAGTAATTCATCCAACTCCTCGTATCGATAGTAAAAACTATACAATCTTTGTATTGGGAGATAAGAATAATGCGATTACTAATGTTAGTATTCGAGGAATTGGGGGGAAGTATAAGCTTGATCTTACCAATCTTGAAAATACCAATGTTCGGGTATTTCAATTACAGAATGTTCAGAACTTTTTACTAGCTGATCTGGATGTGGAGGATGAGGAAACGAAATTCTCGGCAATCACATTTGGTTATGTCGAAAACAATGGAACGTATTCCAGTCCGCAAAATGGTGTAATTAAAAATTCGAATATCAGTAATGCACATTACGGATATGGCTTAATTCAGGCACAGGCAGCCAAAAATGTTCTGTTTAAAGATCTAAGTGGCGCAGGAGGTGTTACCCTTCGTTTCGAAACGGGATACGATAAAATGAATGAGCTGCAAGTAGGTGGTGTTTTTGATATGTATGGAGAAAATATCTCTTGCGTAGATGGAAATGCGGCTTTAATGATTTCTCCGCATGCCATTCAAAATGGACATGTTGAGGTGAAAAATGTGATTTCGGTAAATTGTGGTTTTGCAGTTCGTATTGGAAAAGGCTATGTGAAAAAGGAACAAGAAGAGCTTGGAATCAGTCCGGGACATTTTGCCAATAGCTCAAAAATTACAGGTGTTAAGGCTACTTTTGGTTCTTCGGCTCAGTTAAAGTTGAAACATGAAAAGTATATTCCTTGTGATTTAAGAGATCAACTTTATAAAAAAGAGGATCCTTTAGAGGAAATTTATATTGGTCCATCGGTTGTAGCAATATTAAATGGAGCTGAGGGAGAGGGCGATGGAAAATATAAGGTAGATATTCAGGATGTTAATGCATCAGGATTTTTGAGTCAAAAGAATGCAATAATAGGGGAAGAAGATACATTCGATTGTGAGGATACAGAAATTATTACGGGTATCGGGGATAATTTATTAGAGGTAGAATTTAAAATTTATCCCAATCCATTCAAACATGTATTTAGGCTTAATTTGCCGGAAGGTAAGGGGTTTGAATTTCTTCAGATTATTGATGTAAATGGTAAAGTAATTGATCAGCAAAATATAAAAGGAAAAGGTTCCTCATTCGAAATTTCGGGAGAGAAATTGAATTTGAGAAAAGGAATGTACTTTGTTAAAATAGTAGGGGCTAATATTTGCCTGATAAAGAAGGTTCTAAAAAATTAA